Within Topomyia yanbarensis strain Yona2022 chromosome 2, ASM3024719v1, whole genome shotgun sequence, the genomic segment ATAAAAACAGAAATAAGTTTTGAATGATTCTTAGTTCAAACAAACAGATAAGAAAACCAAAATTCCTACAAATGTAATAGCATTTAAAatgacaattttctcagagatggctgggccgattttcacaaacttagtttcaaacgaACCGTATAAGTATTTTCTCTAGTAGTATTCTCCCGTAGGCTGCTAGTAATTTTTCTGGTCTATCAGAGCTTCAGAGTTACAAGGTCACACAGTAATTTTCCATCAGTATAGTATCAAGAGGATGCTACATTTTTGAAATGATTATTCTTCGTCATTTTTCTGCACCTAGAGATACAGAATGTCCTTTTTGAAGCTGTACTTCGAAACTTACGGCTGGCGTTTTTTCACCTTTCACAGCTAGCTGCTAgctaaatagaagcaacgcatgtccgtttaaatcagttgttgctcttatcccatacgagcaacattgTCTCCGGGcaatgcaataagcgctatcgattttcggtaacattggcatttgcacacactcgcaccgaagtgactaaaccatatacggttagtttataaatagaggtgacgcgtacccgtttgaatcagtttttgttcttatgtcgaaaaaatatatttatttttatgcatgcgtgtgcgttgtaacttgttaatccatgtttacggcgctttgtagctgcttagggtaaagagcctattggttttcatgtttcatatttcggttatatgttttttatcaataAGGCATCttacaacgtgcttctgtagttattgcactgttcagcagcgtagtattttatataggagagtacactcaggttttttacgcggattttgaaatttacgcggttttcattaacgcgttttttttaatttacgcggttttcatttacacggcctgtatcccctgcgtgaaaaatctgagtgtaattgcatcggaaacaatcacattcccagcagaactttttgttttctaatttcaaacacttttgtttcgtactgcacacaacggaaaattttaaaacagaacttaccgtcccagcagcagttgaagcgggtgttctttttcgattcaaattcaagccatgtcttaagcgtcactggacttaaaattgttttcccagtttatccagtcagaatatctatcctaccctatgtatttaaaacacagttctaattgcgctttaaagtatacaacaaatagaacggttgggtatactaatgtaaataaaaaaaaatccgttttaaattatgaaacaaaccgctgtactgaagatataattatgcatgatgcagaattggtttaataatacactgtttacactacagagttataacacgttttaataattagcaacaagtaaaatgtcaccaagatagcataaaaacccgttttaactggtagtgcgaacgttgcataacaatgtaatttatcaaataatttcatttttttccaccactaatcgatcaagaaatacttaaacttaagattgtttacttaagttcattagtacattattgaaaatttaaatgaaaaatgaaatttcatatttcatggagaatctgtatattttcgttggcgggcgtgggcttcctcatcacagctctcaatatggaactcttcttttgaatatattttctggacagaccagcctatttttactagatggatcagccaaataatgccaatcacctagtgagatacttgattaattaatagattaccgttaaaagaccttcaataaattatgttttgatggggagggtatatagcaaattgtaacatatgaaaacaggcgagtgaacaagaacgtgagtcgatatgtgtgatagattaaattcatttgcacgctcttgaaaaatgctacatttttaatgtcaccgtggtcgtgtcctgtacacaaccctttaatttttttttcaactgtttCGGGAGGTGACTCAATGAACTGGTAACTGGCGGTAAACTACTCGGAcactttttcatcaaaaaattacatgaagtttcaggtcgtgtcgttggttgaatggtgaatgctcaatatttttcccaactgccggtgcgacaggtcaggaaattcgaggtgtttggaaagaatttgttctctcgactcgcgttgattcacttccattttcgttgaatcgaaaaatacgacttcgagtttgacagcatgtaaacaatacacatcaatgagaaagtgtgcaaaatttggttgatttttacacagtggtaaaaaagttatgccctgttgaatgtgtcgcaataattttgtgttcgccctttatatcGAAAATACAGCTGATAAGTAATAGAGATATTGTCACATAGTTGGTACTTTGCTGATGCCATTTCTAAAatgaaaatatcacgataatagCAGAAAACTAGTCGGTAAGTTTATAATGTTCAGACTTTGCATCTACTAGTTATATAAAATAAGGGACTAGACAATCGATCAATGGTTTCGTAAAGTttaaaatgtgtttatattTGCTCGTACTTTATTTGTATCATAAAAGTTATttaatatgtatgtatataaagTTTACATTCTTCGCATGTAAACATAATTACATAATATATACTTAAAACTCAATACTCCCCAAGAGTTACTTCCAaaatccgccatatttgtttacattactcgtttggaaccgttgctttgggttcgattggaactttcGGATTCAGGCTGATGAAAATCGTGAGTTTTTCGGaaaatgagtttgataaattatttaaaattcagaaacaaaaGAAGTCTAACAGATATTGTTCCTACAgctgccaaaaaaaaaaaatgcggacgaacatggaggcgatttaaacagtttgatgtttaactcaactcgcctacGCTAATTACCCCTaggaaaaaatgcaatttgcgaatgcgatttgatttcaacacttagacaaactTTCTGGCGGCTGgaaaggacttggttgtttttgcgtttttcaaacatggcggttcatgtttggcttaagcttaaaatagtttttttttaaacaattggcgtgttctcgcttgtattttgtttgtctagtgcacttcatttagccaacgaatgtgggaaattgtggaatcgtgtgtaaatatagtggaacaaaaTCTTTGACCTAAAGTCttgatgaacgtcagattgtgataagctTTGGtgtacaataccaatttcacctttgattcttcttataagttggtggtgattacctagtatactggttagtatatgtgagtagataatgaatccgaaaataagcattatttttaattttcatattgggCAATTaggggcgattaaatggcgcgttccgtgggcaatttgggggcgattgaagggcgggttgggcggcaaaaaatgacggcggcatatcgcccaaatgttgcatttgaaatagccccctaattgccagcaatttgctggctaattgaagggcaattagcgcatcctagttggcaaatagccccccgttagccagcaacttgccctttttgactggaaATTTTCCCGAATAGGACCTGCAGTAAATCTAAAGACAACTAGcgttcatcgttgccagatttcTTTTGTATGCTTTTcgcaattgctgaaaataattgtacctcgaAAATAGCACCTCAACCAACAATTTACAATGCaaaagctgcatttaaaaatttaatttttattcgtgTCTCTCTTAACAGTAGACGTAATACCACAGaccaacagacataacactcaaaaacaaagcttggcccgctttaacggtcattttaaatatatttgcagttgggactgtggccacatttgaaattatggcgccactgacatatgaacaagcatatggggaatagaccactagtgaaaagttgttcgcaaacctgaggggtaacccaccagtaaatgagtgtttgggaccgtgaataaaaggtggagctagtgttctgggaaaattgtcggatcgatgttttttagggaattccctcatagtgttatgtctgttagtctgtggtaatactacgttcacactacagagttaaaaaaTGTTATAATAATAAGCAACAAGTACAATGTCATCAAGGTagcgttaaaacatgttttaactcgtagtgtgaacgtagtatgaCTATATCGCCATTCAGGacatttattcaatttgcatgaaatgttgatgtttatgaaaagtagccagaatagattcagcagcactgttttccatCCCGTTGGTAAAGAAAATAAACACTCATGATTGTCAAAACGACTAATCAGAAGCTGGTttaatattgaggttaggactggatcaaattggctacgcgattgtcttctcttatgtggtttttgtatgaagcgaaactgagtcagtttcaaaccccaactgctgtcaaaatgtatgaactgacagtggttggggttagaacctcagtttcgggttcaagcgaAACCGCCATTAGTGTAGAACTGAatcactcctgaacatgcccttatgtctgaaagtcatcccagtcaaaaagggcaagttgctggctagcggggggctatttgccaactcggatgcgctaattgccctacaattagccagcaatttgctggcaattagggggctattttatatgcaacatttgggcgatttgccaccgtcattttttgccgctctacccgcccttaaatcgcccctaaatcgcccagggaacgcgccatttaatcgcccttaattgcctgatatgaaaattaaaaataattattattttcggattcactatctactcacataaatttatcggtacactaggtaatcaccaccagactataggaagaatcgatggtcaaattcgtattgcacaccaaaacttaccacaatctgactttcattcagactcagagatcttgttccactatacttacacacgattctacaattttccacattcgttggataattaagtgtactaaacaaacaaaatacaagcgagaacacgccaattgtttaaaaaaacaattttaaacttaagccaaacatgaaccgccatgtttgaaaaacgcaaaaaataaccaagtccatttcagccgccagaaaatttgtctaagtattgaaattgcctttaaatcgcattcgcaaattgcattttttcctaggggcaattagcacaggcgagttgagtcaaacgtcaaattttttaaatcgcctgaccatgttcgtccgcattttttttgacagggatatGATATTATCATTCTTATGGaaatttaatgtaaattttgctcggtgtaggCTTGCGATGCAACAAATTTGTCAATGTTGCATGTTCTAGTACTTCATGAATCAAAACAGTAACTGGCTTATCCCTTGTTGCTGTGAAGAAGCGCGCGTTCTTCGTGAACCGATAATCGTTCGGTTACTGTGCTATTTCTATTAGTGCATAGAAAATAACTAgtataaatcaataaaaaatgttcCAACCGGAAACGCGGCTGTCCGCACCACCGTCTGGGCAAGATTATCTTTTCCCGTTTGCTCCCTACGACATACAGCTAGATTTAATGCGGTCGCTCTATTCGGTAGTGGAATCCGGCCAAGTCGGTATTTTCGAAAGCCCAACGGGAACGGGTAAAAGTCTAACGTTAACGTGTGCGGTGCTTAGCTGGCTGCGTGATCACGAAGCTCTGATGGAACGGGAACTAGTGGAACGCATCGACCGGCTCAAAGAAGATATCGCCCAGCTGGAGCGCTCGACGGCTGGAGCAGTGGATTGGATATCCGGTCAGTATGAAACCATCGGAGCGAAGAAGCAATTGAGTGAGTTGAAAGGTGTGAAGGACCTAAGAGATGAGTATTATAAGCGATTGCAGGAGATTAAAGAGAAAACGGCTGAGATAAAAAAGAAAAGGAATTTCAGTCGGATTAAGAAAGAATCTAACGACGGGCCATTGCTGGAAGCGGACTCGGATGGTACAGTTGGTGTTGAGGAGGACTATATGGTAGACTCTGACGATGATGATATGGATCTTGCTGATGATGACGAGGGTGTGCGATTTAGGCCTGTTCAAGTCATATTTTGCTCCAGAACGCATTCCCAGCTAGGACAGGTGGTAAACGAAATACGTCGTACCGAATTCGGGAAGCAGATCAGATTAACGACACTTGCTTCGAGGCAGAATCTTTGTATTAATCCGGAGGTTAAAAAATTGAAAGGAAACTCGCTTATCAACGAACGGTGTTTGGAGCTACAGAAGAAGTCTGGTAAAAAAATTACTTCAGTAGACGATGATAAAAACGCTAAAAAGAAGCGAAAggtaattatttattttcacGTTGATTGTATGTTTAAAgtctgttttgatttttttaggtGGCTGGCAGTTGCCCATTCTACAATCGTTCGGCTATCGAAGAGCTGCGAAATGATGCCCTGTTTGAAATTCAGGACATCGAAGAACTGGTCGCCTTTTCCAAACAGGAAAAGGCCTGTCCATATTATGCTTCTCGCGCATCTGTTCCAGATTCCCAGCTTCTTATGGTACCGTACCAGAACTTGCTTCACCGAAAAACTCGTGAACAGACCGGAATCGATATCAGAAACTCGGTTATCATAATTGATGAAGCTCACAATCTATTGGACACAATATCCAATATTCATAGTCAGGAGGTGACGCTTGAGCAGCTTCAGCAAGCACGATTACATATAAATGCCTATAAAACTCAATATTTCCCGCGATTTTCCACGAAGAATCTGTTGAAAATCAACCAACTGCTGTTCGTTGCAACTCGTCTGTGCAAACTTTTGGAAATACCTTCGAAATGTAGCTCTGGCTCGCGCATGGTCAAAACACACGAATTAATGATGGAGGGTGATTTTTTCAACCTTAACCTAGGGGAAATTCTTCAATTTGCGGAGAAGTCACGCATAGCGCAGAAAATTCATGGCTTCGCCCAAAGTGTTCCAACGCCGGTTCTACTAAACACCCCGAATAAGCGCCCCAATGAAACAAAGAAAGGGACAAATGCCGTTAGGGAATATCTGAAACAGTTGGAGA encodes:
- the LOC131685674 gene encoding ATP-dependent DNA helicase DDX11, which produces MFQPETRLSAPPSGQDYLFPFAPYDIQLDLMRSLYSVVESGQVGIFESPTGTGKSLTLTCAVLSWLRDHEALMERELVERIDRLKEDIAQLERSTAGAVDWISGQYETIGAKKQLSELKGVKDLRDEYYKRLQEIKEKTAEIKKKRNFSRIKKESNDGPLLEADSDGTVGVEEDYMVDSDDDDMDLADDDEGVRFRPVQVIFCSRTHSQLGQVVNEIRRTEFGKQIRLTTLASRQNLCINPEVKKLKGNSLINERCLELQKKSGKKITSVDDDKNAKKKRKVAGSCPFYNRSAIEELRNDALFEIQDIEELVAFSKQEKACPYYASRASVPDSQLLMVPYQNLLHRKTREQTGIDIRNSVIIIDEAHNLLDTISNIHSQEVTLEQLQQARLHINAYKTQYFPRFSTKNLLKINQLLFVATRLCKLLEIPSKCSSGSRMVKTHELMMEGDFFNLNLGEILQFAEKSRIAQKIHGFAQSVPTPVLLNTPNKRPNETKKGTNAVREYLKQLEKGISKPSAVVESARGNEKPDAEIRKESVPNAIRPLLAFLECLAESFDDGRVLMSYSEKDSKQSSMKYLLLNPGARFEEILTSCRSLILAGGTMQPVEELTEQLFKHCPERVQLRSYRHVVPPDAVLPLAISKGPSGKELLFNYNNRQNKELLNELASTLINICQVVPNGVVCFFSSYDYLERFFADLQESGRLARLEERKRVFREPRGSGNVEKVLADYSKAARQWSGSQTGALMLSVVGGKLSEGLNFADELGRCVVVVGLPYPNRTSPELVERMRYLDRTLKPSAGNEYYENLCMKAVNQCIGRAVRHINDYASVVLLDARYGSSEKIRKKLPVWISEGMKCVDRYGQAHGSLVKFFKTKNGSDK